From a region of the Micromonospora tarapacensis genome:
- a CDS encoding ABC transporter permease yields the protein MGYDEPVRSGPPEPTSDAPGAGPLPEETHAEPGPDRFGVHIVWETLLLLGFGALVYLVWREDPAVLRGSGLRGLIVEVVGLGLLALAAGLSLRTAAVNLAIGPVAVAAGLHFAEQSDRGVLVVGAAAGVAAIGGLLLGLVVVLLHVPGWVASLGGAAAVVVYIEQRSAPVLVQGNYDPRSTAGQLFVGFAAIAVFGGLFGAVGPIRRLVGRFRPVADPARRRGVAAAVATTGGYVCSTLLAMLAGALVAAADGAVTPVPGLDWTVLAVGTALLAGTSAFGLRGGVFGTLVTAGAIGLFLAYASARGWTVSRWAVAGAVLAAGLAVTRLVETYGRPAPGPAALPVPPSPTTDATPGGGWSVPQPEPVADWPPVMPAQPTASTTDPWGPRRWETGPRTWDAEDR from the coding sequence ATGGGGTACGACGAACCGGTGCGGAGCGGACCGCCGGAGCCGACCTCGGACGCCCCCGGGGCGGGCCCGCTCCCCGAGGAGACCCACGCGGAGCCAGGCCCGGACCGGTTCGGTGTCCACATCGTCTGGGAGACGCTGCTGCTGCTCGGCTTCGGCGCGCTGGTCTACCTGGTGTGGCGGGAGGATCCTGCGGTGCTGCGGGGCAGCGGTCTGCGGGGCCTCATCGTCGAGGTGGTCGGCCTCGGCCTGCTGGCGCTGGCCGCCGGGCTGAGCCTGCGGACGGCTGCGGTGAACCTCGCGATCGGGCCGGTGGCGGTCGCGGCCGGACTGCACTTCGCCGAGCAGAGCGACCGGGGCGTGCTCGTCGTCGGCGCCGCCGCCGGGGTGGCCGCGATCGGTGGGCTGCTGCTGGGACTGGTGGTCGTGCTGCTGCACGTGCCGGGCTGGGTGGCCAGTCTCGGCGGCGCGGCCGCCGTCGTCGTCTATATCGAGCAGCGGTCCGCGCCCGTGCTCGTGCAGGGGAACTACGATCCGCGGAGCACCGCGGGGCAACTCTTCGTCGGCTTCGCCGCGATCGCGGTGTTCGGCGGGCTGTTCGGCGCGGTGGGCCCGATCCGGCGGTTGGTCGGTCGGTTTCGCCCGGTCGCCGATCCGGCCCGTCGGCGAGGTGTGGCCGCCGCGGTCGCCACGACCGGCGGGTACGTCTGCTCCACCCTGCTGGCGATGCTCGCCGGCGCGTTGGTGGCCGCGGCGGACGGTGCGGTGACTCCGGTTCCGGGGCTGGACTGGACGGTGCTGGCGGTGGGCACCGCGCTGCTGGCCGGGACCAGCGCGTTCGGGCTGCGGGGCGGTGTGTTCGGCACCCTGGTGACGGCCGGAGCGATCGGGTTGTTCCTCGCCTACGCGTCGGCGCGCGGCTGGACGGTCAGCCGGTGGGCGGTCGCCGGTGCCGTGCTGGCCGCCGGACTGGCGGTAACCCGCCTGGTCGAGACGTACGGACGCCCGGCGCCAGGACCGGCGGCCCTGCCGGTGCCGCCGTCGCCCACCACGGACGCCACACCGGGCGGTGGGTGGAGCGTGCCGCAGCCCGAGCCGGTCGCGGACTGGCCGCCCGTCATGCCGGCCCAGCCCACCGCGAGCACCACGGACCCGTGGGGACCCCGGCGGTGGGAGACCGGCCCGCGTACCTGGGACGCCGAGGACCGGTGA
- a CDS encoding MFS transporter encodes MARARARITALLLALGVLAAATIGWSGLTATPAYAAPPAYQAPAELCTTQEWQVDFRACVAKLNQVASTEASCLKPPTPNAPDSGIAGWFASRPDASKLPGPKGYYSDYGYAGYSYSTYDVETGCATTLLHPDYKFTNTIANGEFMMATAIIGASNALRERAWDPGTMWGWADPLVDQATKAIYQKVFSVFGIVTLCVVGLYLLWRSRQSDMSGAMTTAGWALVVMVAVTALAAWPVKSANLADGALVSTLGVVHDAVGPASKDVPPDRCAMPNPDACTDKRPPAVRASDTAAEAMLYRNWLRGALGSADSETAKKYGAALYDAKSLSWEEAEKIRANPQTREATINAKKQQWMTVAAQIEREDPEAYEYLQGVRDMDRVGAGFIAVVAALLFAMFDLTASLLVLLGFLIFRWAVIAAPILGTVGLLRPASAGLRRLGNAVVAALFNIAIFGTGAAVYLFAVDLITSTPALPGWLQVVLVWLCGVVGWLLLRPYRRITQLGGKDSSEAVSSAGSWHRRFFRDMRTASRLDVAEPGGTAEPVVGRRRAAAPLQPKVRPEARPDPVPSDAPTPGKRPDDRAAGGTDGPARERRTGDRPVAPRPRRRQPASWTEPDVPEENPSFVIYRPGSAEQAPERPAPQIRSEAR; translated from the coding sequence ATGGCGAGGGCCCGGGCACGGATCACGGCGCTCCTGCTGGCGCTCGGCGTCCTCGCCGCGGCCACGATCGGCTGGTCCGGCCTCACGGCCACACCGGCGTATGCGGCGCCGCCCGCGTACCAGGCCCCCGCCGAGCTGTGCACGACGCAGGAGTGGCAGGTCGACTTCCGCGCCTGTGTCGCCAAGCTCAATCAGGTCGCCTCGACTGAAGCCAGCTGCCTCAAGCCGCCGACACCGAACGCGCCGGACTCCGGCATCGCCGGCTGGTTCGCGTCCCGCCCCGACGCCTCCAAGCTACCTGGCCCGAAGGGTTACTACAGCGACTACGGCTACGCCGGCTACAGCTACAGCACCTACGATGTCGAGACCGGCTGCGCGACCACGCTGCTGCACCCGGACTACAAGTTCACCAACACGATCGCCAACGGCGAGTTCATGATGGCGACGGCGATCATCGGCGCCTCGAACGCACTGCGCGAGCGCGCCTGGGATCCGGGCACGATGTGGGGCTGGGCGGATCCGCTGGTGGACCAGGCCACCAAGGCGATCTACCAGAAGGTGTTCAGCGTCTTCGGCATCGTCACGCTCTGCGTCGTCGGGCTCTACCTGCTCTGGCGCTCACGCCAGTCCGACATGAGCGGCGCGATGACGACGGCGGGGTGGGCGCTGGTGGTGATGGTGGCGGTCACCGCGCTGGCCGCCTGGCCGGTCAAGTCCGCCAACCTCGCCGACGGCGCCCTGGTCTCCACGCTGGGCGTCGTGCACGACGCCGTGGGTCCGGCCTCGAAGGACGTTCCGCCGGACCGGTGTGCGATGCCCAACCCGGATGCCTGCACGGACAAGCGCCCTCCCGCGGTCCGGGCCAGCGACACGGCGGCGGAGGCGATGCTCTACCGGAACTGGCTGCGCGGCGCGCTCGGCTCGGCCGACAGCGAGACCGCCAAGAAGTACGGCGCAGCGCTCTACGATGCCAAGTCCCTCTCCTGGGAGGAGGCCGAGAAGATCCGGGCCAACCCGCAGACACGCGAGGCCACCATCAACGCCAAGAAGCAGCAGTGGATGACGGTGGCGGCACAGATCGAGCGGGAGGACCCGGAGGCCTACGAGTACCTCCAGGGCGTCCGGGACATGGACCGGGTCGGCGCCGGATTCATCGCGGTGGTCGCCGCCCTGCTCTTCGCCATGTTCGACCTGACCGCGTCGCTGCTGGTCCTGCTGGGCTTCCTGATCTTCCGGTGGGCGGTGATCGCGGCGCCGATCCTGGGCACCGTCGGTCTGCTCCGGCCGGCCAGCGCCGGCCTGCGCCGGCTCGGCAACGCCGTGGTGGCGGCGCTGTTCAACATCGCGATCTTCGGCACCGGTGCCGCCGTCTACCTCTTCGCGGTCGACCTCATCACGAGCACGCCCGCGCTGCCCGGCTGGCTCCAGGTGGTGCTGGTCTGGCTCTGCGGGGTGGTCGGCTGGCTGCTGCTGCGCCCCTACCGGCGGATCACCCAACTCGGCGGCAAGGACAGCAGCGAGGCGGTCAGCTCGGCGGGTTCCTGGCACCGGCGGTTCTTCCGGGACATGCGGACCGCGTCCCGGCTCGACGTCGCCGAACCCGGCGGCACCGCCGAGCCCGTGGTGGGACGACGCCGCGCCGCGGCGCCGCTACAGCCGAAGGTGCGCCCGGAGGCTCGCCCGGATCCGGTCCCGAGCGACGCGCCCACCCCCGGGAAGCGTCCGGATGACCGGGCGGCGGGCGGGACCGACGGTCCGGCCCGGGAGCGACGCACCGGGGACCGGCCGGTCGCCCCCCGACCCCGTCGCCGCCAGCCCGCCTCCTGGACCGAGCCGGACGTGCCGGAGGAGAACCCGTCCTTCGTCATCTACCGCCCGGGATCAGCGGAGCAGGCCCCCGAGAGGCCGGCACCCCAGATCCGCTCCGAGGCCCGGTAA
- a CDS encoding DUF3180 domain-containing protein yields MGPTRISTLVVTALAAAAVAWLLVSSLYYDQLPPLPWLPVVTLAGLAVLEAYAAINTRGRIERRPGREPVNPLVVARFVVLAKASALVGAIFAGGYAGLAGWLLVQPTRAATDDRPAAVAGLLASVALVAAALWLERSCRVPDRPDDENEPDDWESRPGRR; encoded by the coding sequence ATGGGCCCCACCCGTATCTCGACCCTGGTGGTGACCGCTCTCGCCGCCGCAGCGGTCGCCTGGTTGCTGGTCAGCAGCCTCTACTACGACCAGCTCCCGCCGCTGCCGTGGCTGCCGGTGGTCACGCTGGCCGGGCTTGCCGTGCTGGAGGCGTACGCCGCGATCAACACCCGGGGTCGGATCGAGCGCCGACCCGGCCGCGAACCGGTCAACCCGCTGGTGGTCGCCCGGTTCGTCGTACTGGCCAAGGCGTCCGCCCTGGTCGGCGCCATCTTCGCCGGCGGATACGCGGGGCTGGCGGGCTGGTTGTTGGTGCAGCCCACCCGGGCGGCCACCGACGACCGTCCGGCCGCGGTGGCCGGCCTGCTGGCCTCGGTCGCCCTGGTCGCTGCCGCGCTCTGGTTGGAGCGGTCGTGCCGGGTCCCGGACCGGCCCGACGACGAGAACGAGCCGGACGACTGGGAGAGCCGCCCGGGCCGTCGCTGA
- the folK gene encoding 2-amino-4-hydroxy-6-hydroxymethyldihydropteridine diphosphokinase has protein sequence MTRAVLSLGSNLGDRLGHLRTALAALGESVLVVSGVYETPPWGDADQPAYLNAVLLAADPTAGPYDWLVRARAAERAAGRARDPRRRFGPRTLDVDVVAVWTADDQPVFSDDPELTLPHPRAHLRAFVLRPWIDIQPYGQLPGHGWLTDLLTSGPVAAEVPELSPRPDLTLESTA, from the coding sequence ATGACCCGTGCCGTGCTCTCCCTCGGCAGCAACCTCGGTGACCGACTCGGTCACCTGCGCACCGCCCTCGCCGCGCTGGGCGAGAGCGTCCTGGTGGTCTCCGGGGTCTACGAGACCCCGCCGTGGGGCGACGCCGATCAGCCGGCGTACCTGAACGCCGTGCTGCTGGCGGCGGACCCCACCGCCGGTCCGTACGACTGGTTGGTGCGGGCGCGGGCGGCGGAGCGAGCCGCCGGCCGGGCCCGCGATCCGCGGCGGCGTTTCGGGCCCCGAACGCTCGACGTCGACGTCGTCGCGGTGTGGACCGCCGACGACCAGCCGGTGTTCAGCGACGATCCCGAGCTGACCCTGCCGCATCCGCGGGCACATCTGCGGGCCTTCGTACTCCGGCCGTGGATCGACATCCAGCCCTACGGTCAACTGCCCGGACATGGATGGTTGACCGACCTGCTCACCTCCGGGCCGGTCGCCGCCGAGGTGCCGGAACTGAGCCCTCGACCCGATCTGACGTTAGAGTCGACGGCATGA
- a CDS encoding ABC transporter ATP-binding protein: MDVTPVAGGDQRAASITLDGIAKRYPDGTEAVRELSLHVDAGELVVLIGPSGCGKSTVLRMINRLIEPTAGRILLGDSDVTRVDPVKLRRQIGYVIQNVGLFPHQTVAANVATVPRLLGWSADRTRGRVAELLELVGLDPAQFGRRYPHELSGGQRQRIGVARALAADPVVLLMDEPFSAVDPIVRTRLQEEFLRLQAEVRKTIVLVTHDLDEAVRLGDRIAVLSEGGRLEQYDKPAALLGTPATGFVREFVGADRGIRRLAVTPVTREVLDPLPADGGTELPAVPLGGSAYDALAVLLTSTGGHAVVTEDGRPVGMLTRERILALAEPAG; encoded by the coding sequence GTGGACGTTACCCCGGTCGCCGGCGGCGATCAGCGTGCGGCTTCGATCACCCTCGACGGCATCGCCAAGCGTTACCCGGACGGCACCGAGGCGGTCCGCGAGCTCAGCCTGCACGTCGACGCCGGCGAGCTGGTCGTGCTGATCGGTCCCTCCGGCTGCGGCAAGTCGACCGTGCTGCGGATGATCAACCGGCTGATCGAGCCGACCGCGGGCCGCATCCTGCTCGGCGACTCCGACGTCACCCGGGTCGACCCGGTGAAACTGCGGCGGCAGATCGGCTACGTCATCCAGAACGTCGGGCTCTTCCCGCACCAGACGGTGGCCGCCAACGTCGCCACGGTGCCCCGCCTGCTCGGCTGGTCCGCCGACCGCACCCGAGGTCGGGTGGCCGAGCTGCTGGAACTGGTCGGTCTCGATCCGGCGCAGTTCGGCCGGCGCTACCCGCACGAGCTCTCCGGCGGCCAGCGGCAGCGGATCGGCGTGGCCCGGGCACTCGCCGCCGACCCGGTGGTGCTGCTGATGGACGAGCCGTTCTCCGCCGTCGACCCCATCGTGCGCACCCGGTTGCAGGAGGAGTTCCTGCGGTTGCAGGCCGAGGTGCGCAAGACCATCGTCCTGGTCACCCATGACCTGGACGAGGCCGTCCGGCTCGGCGACCGGATCGCGGTGCTCTCCGAGGGCGGCCGGCTGGAGCAGTACGACAAACCGGCGGCGCTGCTCGGCACCCCCGCCACCGGGTTCGTCCGCGAGTTCGTCGGGGCCGACCGGGGCATCCGCCGGCTGGCGGTCACCCCGGTCACCCGCGAGGTCCTCGATCCGCTGCCCGCCGACGGCGGGACGGAACTGCCGGCGGTGCCGCTGGGCGGCTCGGCGTACGACGCGCTGGCCGTGCTGCTCACCTCGACCGGTGGCCACGCCGTCGTCACCGAGGACGGGCGGCCGGTCGGGATGCTCACCCGGGAGCGCATCCTGGCCCTGGCAGAGCCGGCCGGCTGA
- a CDS encoding Rv0361 family membrane protein yields MPPSAGSQVSHVPAQRTPPEELAPPAVAPVPQQPRRRLGTVLTVVAGVVAALCLGGGVVGYLVYDRATTPDRSAPDVVVDNYLRAFLVDRNDVRADLFTCGGNTDLDQLRLLREDLAAREERFGTRMSVSWGRLQVDQDGDHAKVQVDLTFSAQVDGIRQSDRQSWTFTTRLSEGWRVCFGGAAS; encoded by the coding sequence GTGCCGCCCTCCGCCGGTTCCCAGGTCTCCCACGTACCGGCGCAACGGACGCCGCCGGAGGAACTGGCGCCGCCCGCGGTCGCGCCGGTCCCGCAACAACCCCGGCGGCGGCTGGGAACCGTGCTGACGGTGGTCGCCGGGGTGGTCGCGGCGCTGTGCCTGGGCGGCGGGGTGGTCGGCTACCTCGTCTACGATCGAGCCACCACCCCAGACCGCAGCGCTCCTGACGTGGTGGTCGACAACTACCTCCGTGCGTTCCTGGTGGACCGGAATGATGTCCGAGCGGACCTCTTCACCTGCGGGGGCAACACGGATCTGGACCAGCTCCGGCTGCTCAGGGAGGATCTGGCAGCCCGCGAGGAGCGGTTCGGGACCAGGATGTCGGTCAGCTGGGGAAGACTTCAGGTGGATCAGGACGGCGACCACGCCAAGGTGCAAGTCGACCTCACCTTCTCCGCTCAGGTAGATGGCATCAGGCAGAGCGATCGGCAGTCGTGGACGTTCACCACGCGGCTGAGCGAGGGCTGGAGGGTCTGTTTCGGCGGGGCGGCCAGCTAG
- a CDS encoding ATP-binding protein produces the protein MSRSATPGSPAGRPPAPHGNRARSFDYPESGELDEATLDPALAATPGHGSVGVFQAPRPPQRRSAPTEPGPATRDGADIDSPFLDLFGGAYPRPGSAQRGNALPARAVPQQAIPATTPPTAGPAPANHRPAPSPVPTQPPGGAPAASPVRPAEDGASATARPPAPARQAPPPGDRLPSARPPADDLPAREDRSVPDEAHPSDATTGTPRRAATPATRTTAAPRQRSVDGRERPVKPARVRAPKIKFGDRDPAVELAITEIAGHLTFTPNTVTAWYWLPEVRWAFRPDAEREALLSAISEQYAGLAGFRLHLRRTTRPFPADEWARTIDANTTAPLPDVPGTPGWAEHLVAAQRHLLSVNHAEGQTYLGVTFARRSLGDSLTERLLRTFGRGVADGERRRLGRTVEQFDEVLGAFGMRGRRVTAQELEWLLYRSVALCMAPPGALSPITDGRWERGDLLALTEQVERYRTPYGSTVKLVNRMTGEERHVAVLAVGRMEPLEIPERHEPWLHFHERLPWPMELSTRVDILGSGDSFRNLEHRLRMIRSQQLDYAEHGIDAPPELERLAKRALVIGDEMTTGLPVDSARAHGWHRIAVGGRTREECLERARRLIQLYSRELRVSLQHPKNQDWLAREFIPGEPIANTGYVRRMPVPLLAAALPQAASTVGDRRGDLIGRTAGTCRRPVFLDLHFPMEIRERSGLAVFVAEPGGGKSTLLGALGYLAARRGVQVTLLDPSGPLARLCAMPELRPYSRVLNLTGSEHGTLAPYSLIPTPLRSEFGAGAGGDREFEIAVSNARAERRMLVQDICMMLVPPQVAREASTATLFRHAVRQVPAEETSTLDDVVACLGQLDDDAGRELANLLLDTAEMPLAMLFFGRPPDGLLGADAALTVITMAGLRLPDLKIEREYWSAEEALALPMLHTAHRLAVRRCYGGSMSSRKLVGLDEAHFMEGWRSGRSFLVRLARDSRKWNLAALVASQNPRDILGLDVQNLVSTVFVGRIAEDAEIASEALRLLRVPVDDGYEATLASLSTADATSAHRLGFREFVMRDVDGRIQKVRVDVSYVDGLLDHLDTTPAAIAAAAGVLPTVLPDLEA, from the coding sequence ATGAGCCGCTCCGCCACGCCGGGATCCCCGGCCGGACGCCCGCCCGCACCACACGGTAACCGTGCGCGGTCGTTCGACTACCCGGAATCCGGCGAGCTCGACGAGGCCACCCTGGACCCGGCGCTCGCCGCCACTCCAGGTCACGGCAGCGTCGGTGTCTTCCAGGCGCCCCGCCCGCCGCAACGCCGGTCGGCCCCGACCGAACCCGGCCCGGCCACCCGCGACGGTGCCGACATCGACTCACCCTTCCTCGATCTGTTCGGCGGCGCCTACCCGCGGCCCGGTTCCGCCCAGCGGGGCAACGCGCTTCCCGCTCGGGCCGTGCCCCAGCAGGCGATCCCGGCCACGACGCCGCCCACCGCCGGGCCCGCACCGGCGAACCACCGACCGGCACCGTCCCCGGTACCCACGCAACCGCCCGGCGGCGCACCCGCCGCGTCGCCGGTCCGACCGGCCGAGGACGGCGCGTCGGCCACCGCCCGGCCGCCGGCTCCCGCCCGGCAGGCCCCGCCGCCCGGCGACCGGCTGCCCAGCGCCCGGCCGCCCGCCGACGACCTTCCCGCCCGCGAGGACCGATCCGTTCCCGACGAGGCGCACCCGAGCGACGCCACGACCGGGACGCCGCGTCGGGCAGCTACGCCGGCCACCCGCACCACCGCCGCCCCCCGACAGCGTTCCGTGGACGGCCGCGAGCGGCCGGTCAAACCGGCCCGGGTCCGCGCACCGAAGATCAAGTTCGGTGATCGCGATCCGGCGGTCGAGCTGGCCATCACCGAGATCGCCGGTCACCTGACCTTCACCCCCAACACGGTCACCGCCTGGTACTGGCTGCCCGAGGTCCGCTGGGCCTTCCGGCCGGACGCGGAACGCGAGGCGCTGCTCTCGGCAATCTCCGAGCAGTACGCCGGCCTGGCCGGTTTCCGACTGCACCTACGCCGGACCACCCGGCCCTTCCCGGCCGACGAGTGGGCCCGCACCATCGACGCCAACACCACCGCGCCGCTGCCCGACGTCCCCGGCACCCCCGGCTGGGCCGAGCATCTGGTGGCCGCGCAGCGGCACCTGCTCTCGGTCAACCACGCCGAGGGGCAGACCTACCTCGGCGTCACCTTCGCCCGTCGCTCGCTCGGCGACTCGCTCACCGAGCGACTGCTGCGCACCTTCGGCCGCGGCGTCGCCGACGGTGAGCGACGCCGGCTGGGCCGCACCGTCGAGCAGTTCGACGAGGTGCTCGGCGCGTTCGGCATGCGCGGGCGGCGGGTCACCGCGCAGGAACTGGAGTGGCTGCTCTACCGGTCGGTGGCGCTCTGCATGGCACCGCCCGGCGCGCTCTCGCCCATCACCGACGGCCGCTGGGAACGCGGTGACCTGCTCGCCCTCACCGAGCAGGTGGAGCGCTACCGCACCCCGTACGGCTCGACGGTGAAGTTGGTCAACCGGATGACCGGCGAGGAGCGGCACGTGGCGGTGCTCGCCGTCGGCCGGATGGAACCGCTGGAGATCCCCGAGCGGCACGAGCCCTGGCTGCACTTCCACGAGCGCCTGCCGTGGCCGATGGAACTCTCCACCCGGGTCGACATCCTCGGCTCCGGCGACTCCTTCCGCAACCTCGAACACCGGCTACGAATGATCCGGTCGCAGCAGCTCGACTACGCGGAACACGGCATCGACGCTCCGCCGGAGCTGGAGCGCCTGGCCAAGCGCGCACTGGTGATCGGCGACGAGATGACCACCGGGCTGCCGGTCGACTCAGCCCGCGCTCACGGCTGGCACCGGATCGCGGTCGGCGGACGCACCCGGGAGGAGTGTCTGGAACGGGCCCGCCGGCTTATCCAGCTCTACTCCCGCGAGCTGCGCGTCTCGCTGCAACACCCGAAGAACCAGGACTGGCTGGCCCGCGAGTTCATCCCCGGCGAGCCGATCGCCAACACCGGATACGTCCGCCGGATGCCGGTCCCCCTGCTGGCGGCGGCGCTGCCGCAGGCGGCGTCCACCGTCGGCGACCGGCGCGGCGACCTGATCGGGCGTACCGCGGGCACCTGCCGCCGGCCGGTTTTCCTCGACCTGCACTTTCCGATGGAGATCCGCGAACGCTCCGGCCTGGCGGTCTTCGTGGCCGAGCCGGGCGGCGGCAAGTCGACACTGCTCGGCGCGCTGGGCTACCTGGCCGCCCGCCGGGGCGTGCAGGTGACCCTGCTCGACCCCTCCGGGCCGCTCGCCCGGCTCTGCGCGATGCCGGAGCTGCGACCTTACTCCCGCGTGCTGAACCTGACCGGTTCCGAACACGGCACCCTGGCGCCGTACTCGCTGATCCCGACACCGCTCCGCAGCGAGTTCGGCGCCGGTGCCGGCGGGGACCGGGAGTTCGAGATCGCGGTCTCCAACGCCCGGGCCGAGCGGCGGATGCTGGTGCAGGACATCTGCATGATGCTGGTGCCGCCACAGGTGGCCCGCGAGGCATCCACCGCCACCCTCTTCCGGCACGCCGTCCGCCAGGTGCCCGCCGAGGAGACCTCCACCCTCGACGACGTGGTCGCCTGCCTCGGCCAGCTCGACGACGACGCCGGCCGGGAGTTGGCCAACCTGCTGCTGGACACCGCCGAAATGCCGCTGGCGATGCTCTTCTTCGGCCGCCCGCCGGACGGCCTGCTCGGCGCGGACGCGGCGCTCACTGTGATCACCATGGCGGGCCTGCGGTTGCCCGATCTCAAGATCGAGCGCGAGTACTGGTCGGCCGAGGAGGCACTGGCCCTGCCGATGCTGCACACCGCACACCGGCTGGCCGTGCGCCGCTGCTACGGCGGCTCGATGTCGTCCCGCAAGCTGGTGGGCCTGGACGAGGCACACTTCATGGAGGGCTGGCGCTCCGGCCGCTCGTTCCTCGTCCGGCTCGCCCGCGACTCCCGCAAGTGGAACCTCGCCGCGCTGGTCGCCTCGCAGAACCCCCGCGACATCCTCGGCCTCGACGTGCAGAACCTCGTCTCCACCGTCTTCGTCGGCCGGATCGCCGAGGACGCGGAGATCGCCTCCGAGGCGCTGCGCCTGCTGCGCGTACCGGTCGACGACGGCTACGAGGCCACCCTCGCCTCGCTTTCCACCGCCGACGCGACCTCCGCGCACCGGCTCGGCTTCCGGGAATTCGTGATGCGCGACGTGGACGGCCGGATCCAGAAGGTCCGGGTCGACGTCTCCTACGTGGACGGACTACTGGACCACCTCGACACCACTCCCGCCGCCATCGCCGCCGCCGCAGGGGTGCTGCCGACCGTGCTGCCTGACCTGGAGGCGTGA
- a CDS encoding M23 family metallopeptidase codes for MSDESRPRRRPVRVGALAAALTATLALLCCTGGAGAFFLTDLGGDAAEQLTPANLECTGDFEVDVTGRMPRFAQYGERQLRNAAVIIHVGQEMKVPPRGWVIAVATAMQESRLLNLANRTVGESQDIPNEGIGADHDSVGLFQQRASWGTVAQRMNPEYASRRFYEKLVGVPGWEKLPLTEAAQRVQISAYPDAYAKHEELAARIVNALAGGAARTAFIAGQQVCDAAAAGEIAASGWTAPIPGGVGSGFRTASRPGHNGVDIAAPKGTLIRVAATGRVLVSRCDPDWRGRLSCDVDGWPGKGGCGWFVDVLHAQGLITRYCHLVGRPRVAPGDTVQAGEVIGEVGSSGNSSGPHLHFEVHVDGDRSSRGAIDPVPFMLSKGAPLKGAG; via the coding sequence ATGAGTGACGAGAGCCGCCCGCGCCGCCGGCCGGTCCGGGTCGGCGCCCTCGCCGCCGCGCTCACCGCGACGCTCGCGTTGCTCTGCTGCACGGGTGGCGCCGGCGCCTTCTTCCTCACCGACCTGGGCGGTGACGCCGCCGAGCAACTCACTCCGGCCAACCTGGAGTGCACCGGGGACTTCGAGGTCGACGTCACCGGCAGGATGCCCCGCTTCGCGCAGTACGGGGAGCGCCAACTGCGCAACGCCGCAGTGATCATCCACGTTGGCCAGGAGATGAAGGTGCCACCGCGGGGCTGGGTGATCGCCGTGGCGACCGCGATGCAGGAGTCCCGGCTGCTGAACCTCGCCAACCGCACGGTCGGCGAGTCGCAGGACATCCCCAACGAGGGCATCGGTGCCGACCACGACTCCGTCGGGCTGTTCCAGCAGCGGGCCTCGTGGGGCACCGTCGCCCAGCGGATGAACCCCGAGTACGCGTCCCGCAGGTTCTACGAGAAGCTCGTCGGCGTGCCCGGCTGGGAGAAGTTGCCGCTCACCGAGGCCGCTCAACGGGTGCAGATCAGTGCCTATCCCGACGCGTACGCCAAGCACGAGGAACTCGCTGCCCGGATCGTCAACGCGCTGGCCGGCGGTGCGGCCCGGACGGCGTTTATCGCCGGGCAGCAGGTGTGCGACGCCGCCGCGGCCGGCGAGATCGCCGCCTCCGGATGGACCGCCCCGATCCCGGGCGGCGTCGGCTCCGGTTTCCGGACCGCCAGCCGTCCCGGACACAACGGCGTGGACATCGCGGCTCCGAAGGGCACCCTGATCAGGGTCGCGGCGACCGGCCGGGTCCTGGTCTCCCGTTGCGACCCCGACTGGCGGGGGCGACTCAGCTGCGACGTGGACGGCTGGCCGGGCAAGGGCGGCTGCGGGTGGTTCGTCGACGTGCTACACGCCCAGGGCCTCATCACCCGCTACTGTCACCTGGTGGGTCGTCCCCGGGTCGCCCCAGGTGACACCGTGCAGGCTGGTGAGGTGATCGGCGAGGTGGGCAGCAGCGGCAACTCCTCCGGACCGCACCTGCATTTCGAGGTGCACGTCGACGGCGACCGCAGCAGCCGGGGCGCCATCGACCCGGTGCCGTTCATGCTGTCGAAGGGCGCGCCGTTGAAGGGCGCCGGGTGA
- the folB gene encoding dihydroneopterin aldolase → MSDRIELTGLRAPGRHGVYDFERARGQEFVIDAVLELDLAPAARSDDVSDTVHYGELAERLVEVVAGEPVNLIETLADRLIEVCLADPRVSGATVTVHKPEAPVPHAFTDVAVTMRRTRTR, encoded by the coding sequence GTGAGCGACCGGATCGAACTGACCGGCCTGCGGGCACCCGGCCGGCACGGGGTGTACGACTTCGAACGCGCCCGTGGGCAGGAGTTCGTCATCGACGCGGTGCTGGAACTCGATCTCGCCCCGGCCGCCCGATCCGACGACGTCAGCGACACCGTTCACTATGGCGAGTTGGCCGAGCGCCTGGTCGAGGTGGTGGCCGGCGAGCCGGTGAACCTGATCGAGACCCTCGCCGACCGGCTGATCGAGGTCTGCCTGGCCGACCCGCGGGTGTCCGGCGCGACGGTCACGGTGCACAAGCCCGAGGCGCCGGTCCCGCACGCCTTCACCGACGTGGCCGTGACGATGCGCCGGACGCGTACCAGATGA